The following are encoded in a window of Phocoena phocoena chromosome 2, mPhoPho1.1, whole genome shotgun sequence genomic DNA:
- the CINP gene encoding cyclin-dependent kinase 2-interacting protein has translation MNFIILCFFCSLSAETLGSATPRKPVLSVSARKIKDNAADWHNLILKWETLNDGGFATANNIANLKVSLLSKDTIGLESSSLASDENAEKEHPEYSRELEMLCEGLQTTLDALTKIQMKMEKLSSTTKGICELEDYHYGEERKRPPLFHTWPTAYFYEVSRKLSDMYGRELRLKRTVVEQLAHTADRDLALSYLSMWLHQPYVEGDSRLLLESMLLETGHRAL, from the exons ATGAATTTCATAATATTATGTTTCTTTTGCTCCCTATCAGCAGAGACTCTTGGAAGTGCAACGCCCAGAAAACCTGTCTTATCTGTCAGTGCGAGGAAAATTAAGGACAATGCAGCCGATTGGCATAATTTAATCCTGAAATGGGAAACCCTCAATGATGGAGGTTTTGCTACTGCAAATAATATTGCCAACCTGAAAGTCAGTTTATT GAGCAAAGACACGATAGGATTAGAGAGCAGCAGCCTGGCTTCTGATGAAAATGCAGAAAAGGAGCACCCAGAATACAGCAGGGAGCTCGAGATGCTGTGCGAGGGGCTGCAGACCACCCTGGATGCTTTG ACCAAAATACAGATGAAAATGGAAAAGCTGTCTTCCACTACCAAGGGGATTTGTGAGCTAGAAGATTACCATTACGGGGAGGAGAGAAAACGGCCCCCCCTGTTCCACACGTGGCCCACAGCCTATTTTT ACGAGGTCTCCCGCAAGCTCTCCGACATGTATGGCCGGGAGCTCCGCCTGAAGCGCACCGTCGTGGAGCAGCTGGCGCACACGGCCGACCGTGACCTGGCCCTGAGCTACCTGTCCATGTGGCTGCACCAGCCCTACGTGGAGGGCGACAGCAGGCTGCTTCTGGAAAGCATGCTGCTTGAAACCGGGCACCGAGCGCTGTGA